Proteins from a single region of Pseudodesulfovibrio portus:
- a CDS encoding DUF3426 domain-containing protein: MILTCPNCDTRYNLPDEKIPAGGAKVKCSKCGQVFKAELPPETPEEEVEALLEEESAGGDTQAGDDFDETFEDVAAGAGAGGDEIEEPEDEPAGDGGLDDDLFGDDEEEGAELDDGSPEGPDEDLPETEETPDADDLFDESADDMPEADEDLSGDEDDDLGGDLFDDDDDEDEEASVEEDIFADTGDDSDDDLFEDDDEDPFEDGGVEEDEDENDEGGDVFGDSLELDDDKGKGSRKSLGCLIVMLVIALGLGAAIYFKVWTYMGINLGDMLKNVPFVGQMFMEETGGGEETDPGESPAERVRKIELKNVKQYYVANEKAGNLFVVEGKAVNKFAKPKERIKVEVILYDDTNNVLTSQSFLCGNVLSQFQLQVQTEKEIRDGLDSEVGILSNNTFIRPGASTPFMAVFFQPPTGVKEFMVKVVDVGDPQ, translated from the coding sequence ATGATCCTCACCTGTCCGAATTGCGACACCCGCTACAACCTTCCTGACGAGAAAATCCCGGCCGGGGGCGCCAAGGTCAAATGCTCCAAGTGCGGCCAGGTGTTCAAGGCCGAGTTGCCTCCGGAGACCCCGGAGGAGGAAGTCGAGGCCCTGCTGGAAGAGGAAAGCGCCGGCGGCGACACCCAGGCGGGTGACGATTTCGACGAGACTTTCGAAGACGTGGCCGCAGGGGCCGGAGCGGGCGGCGACGAGATAGAGGAGCCGGAGGACGAGCCTGCCGGGGATGGCGGCTTGGACGACGACCTGTTCGGCGACGATGAAGAAGAGGGCGCGGAGCTCGACGACGGGTCCCCCGAGGGACCGGACGAGGACCTGCCCGAGACCGAAGAAACGCCTGACGCCGACGACCTGTTCGACGAATCTGCGGACGATATGCCCGAGGCGGACGAAGACCTGTCCGGGGACGAGGACGACGATCTCGGCGGCGACCTGTTCGACGATGATGACGACGAGGACGAGGAAGCGTCCGTCGAGGAAGATATTTTTGCCGACACCGGCGACGACTCCGACGACGACCTGTTCGAGGACGATGACGAGGATCCCTTCGAGGACGGCGGCGTCGAGGAGGACGAGGACGAGAACGACGAGGGCGGCGACGTGTTCGGCGACTCCCTCGAGCTGGACGACGACAAGGGCAAGGGGAGCCGCAAGTCCCTGGGCTGCCTGATCGTCATGCTCGTCATTGCCCTGGGACTGGGCGCGGCCATCTACTTCAAGGTCTGGACCTACATGGGCATCAACCTGGGCGACATGCTCAAGAACGTACCGTTCGTGGGCCAGATGTTCATGGAGGAGACCGGCGGCGGCGAAGAGACCGATCCCGGCGAGTCCCCGGCCGAGCGGGTGCGCAAGATCGAGCTGAAGAACGTCAAGCAGTACTATGTGGCCAACGAGAAGGCGGGCAACCTGTTCGTGGTCGAGGGCAAGGCGGTCAACAAGTTCGCCAAGCCCAAGGAGCGGATCAAGGTCGAGGTCATCCTGTACGACGATACCAACAACGTTCTGACCTCCCAGTCCTTCCTGTGCGGCAACGTGCTCTCTCAATTCCAGCTTCAGGTGCAGACCGAGAAGGAGATCAGGGACGGCCTGGACAGCGAAGTCGGCATCCTGTCCAACAACACCTTTATCCGGCCCGGCGCGTCCACGCCGTTCATGGCCGTGTTTTTCCAGCCTCCGACCGGAGTCAAGGAATTCATGGTCAAGGTGGTGGACGTCGGCGACCCCCAATAA
- a CDS encoding AtpZ/AtpI family protein, translating into MLFSKDGRWVQITQLGGTAGTLGLHLVSAIIVGLVIGYFLDDYFGTKPWMIMIFFIVGVVAGFKMVFEDFRKLQRREEARKASSLKQDGEEGAGQDEPKA; encoded by the coding sequence ATGCTCTTTTCTAAAGACGGACGATGGGTGCAGATAACGCAACTGGGCGGCACTGCAGGAACGTTGGGATTACACCTCGTTTCCGCCATCATCGTCGGACTCGTCATAGGGTACTTCCTGGATGATTACTTCGGGACCAAGCCTTGGATGATCATGATCTTCTTCATCGTGGGGGTCGTGGCCGGGTTCAAGATGGTCTTCGAGGATTTCCGGAAGCTGCAACGACGGGAAGAGGCGCGAAAAGCAAGTTCTTTGAAACAGGATGGAGAAGAAGGTGCTGGGCAGGATGAACCAAAGGCTTGA
- a CDS encoding ATP synthase subunit I has protein sequence MEKKVLGRMNQRLERLLVWGGFDKPDVRIVVRNQIYVSLGTSLVIMLVTLFSRWSFAYLAGAMLALVNFWTLARVVQSLVHDRSKGPYLLFVIFMGKMTLSGLVLWWLIGVERVPHWGLIAGLGTVVVNITATGLVQLGKK, from the coding sequence ATGGAGAAGAAGGTGCTGGGCAGGATGAACCAAAGGCTTGAGCGTTTGCTCGTTTGGGGCGGATTCGACAAGCCCGACGTACGCATCGTTGTCCGCAATCAGATTTATGTGTCGCTGGGGACCTCTCTAGTGATCATGCTGGTAACACTTTTTTCCCGATGGTCTTTTGCGTATCTGGCAGGGGCAATGCTTGCCCTGGTCAATTTCTGGACTCTCGCCCGCGTAGTCCAGTCTTTGGTTCACGACCGGAGCAAGGGACCGTATCTCCTGTTTGTTATATTCATGGGTAAAATGACTCTGAGCGGGCTGGTCCTCTGGTGGCTGATCGGAGTCGAACGAGTTCCCCACTGGGGGCTGATAGCAGGTCTCGGAACCGTGGTGGTAAACATCACCGCAACCGGCCTGGTTCAGTTGGGGAAAAAATAG
- the atpB gene encoding F0F1 ATP synthase subunit A — MGFSGGLAHPLLYMDMLKSIGHWGATVEHALGVQSINHVLYMWLVMAIILSLGLIVRSRLQLVPGGLQNVFETIIGGLEDFVVANVGQEGRQFMPLLCTIFIFILGMNWIGLVPGCDAPTANINTPAAMAIIVFLYYQYVGIKKWGAGYIKHFMGPVPALAPLMLILEPVSHLARPLSLTLRLFGNIRGEEIVLILMFMLAPLVGSLPMYFLFILAKTIQAFIFFMLTMLYLQGATEHAH; from the coding sequence ATGGGTTTTTCAGGTGGATTAGCTCACCCTCTTCTTTACATGGACATGCTGAAAAGCATCGGCCATTGGGGCGCAACGGTTGAACATGCACTCGGCGTGCAGTCCATCAACCATGTGCTGTACATGTGGCTGGTCATGGCCATCATTCTTTCTCTCGGCCTGATCGTCCGCAGCCGCCTTCAGTTGGTTCCCGGCGGCCTCCAGAACGTTTTCGAGACCATTATCGGCGGTCTGGAAGATTTCGTCGTGGCAAACGTCGGCCAGGAAGGCCGTCAGTTCATGCCGCTTCTGTGCACCATCTTCATCTTCATCCTGGGCATGAACTGGATCGGTCTGGTTCCGGGCTGTGATGCTCCCACCGCGAACATCAACACCCCGGCCGCCATGGCCATCATCGTGTTCCTGTACTACCAGTATGTGGGTATCAAGAAGTGGGGCGCAGGCTACATCAAGCACTTCATGGGCCCGGTCCCCGCACTGGCTCCGCTCATGCTCATCCTGGAACCGGTTTCGCATCTCGCCCGCCCGCTGAGCCTGACGCTTCGTCTCTTCGGCAACATCCGCGGCGAGGAAATCGTTCTGATCCTGATGTTCATGCTGGCGCCGCTGGTCGGTTCCCTGCCCATGTACTTCCTGTTCATCCTTGCAAAGACCATCCAGGCATTCATCTTCTTCATGCTGACGATGCTCTATCTGCAGGGTGCCACCGAGCACGCTCACTAA
- a CDS encoding ATP synthase F0 subunit C produces the protein MKTAKILFTTLAMVLVASVAFASEGADPVMSAKAYATAIGMGIAAGLCGIGQGMGVKGACEGIARNPEAGGQLSTTLILGLAFIESLAIYALVVNLILLFVV, from the coding sequence ATGAAAACCGCTAAAATTCTGTTCACCACCCTGGCTATGGTTCTGGTTGCTTCCGTTGCTTTCGCTTCCGAAGGCGCCGATCCCGTCATGTCCGCCAAAGCATACGCCACCGCCATCGGCATGGGCATCGCTGCCGGCCTCTGCGGCATCGGTCAGGGCATGGGCGTCAAGGGCGCTTGTGAAGGCATCGCTCGCAACCCCGAAGCCGGTGGCCAGCTGTCCACCACTCTGATCCTCGGCCTGGCCTTCATCGAATCCCTGGCCATTTACGCCCTGGTCGTCAACCTGATCCTGCTCTTCGTCGTCTAG
- a CDS encoding redox-sensing transcriptional repressor Rex — protein MKSEHIPKATIGRLAVYIQVLENLLRDGNEVISSEKLARACSVNSSQIRKDLAYFGEFGVRGVGYYVQELITSIKLSLGIDRVWKCALIGVGNMGSALLRHHDFEKRGFKICAAFDCDPDKIGLEFEGMEIVCPTHLKEQAPELNLEIGLIATPPDRAQRAANHLVDANIKGIINFAPSRINVPKHIPVEYVDFFDHLYAVAFQITLGTD, from the coding sequence TTGAAAAGCGAACACATCCCCAAAGCGACCATAGGCAGGCTGGCAGTCTACATCCAGGTGCTCGAAAACCTGCTTCGGGATGGCAACGAAGTCATCTCGTCGGAGAAGCTCGCCCGAGCCTGTTCGGTCAACTCCTCCCAAATCAGAAAGGATCTCGCTTATTTCGGTGAATTCGGCGTGCGCGGCGTGGGTTACTACGTGCAGGAGCTGATCACCTCCATCAAGCTGTCTCTCGGCATCGACAGGGTCTGGAAGTGCGCCCTTATCGGCGTGGGCAACATGGGCAGCGCGCTTTTGCGGCACCACGACTTCGAAAAGCGCGGCTTCAAGATCTGCGCGGCCTTTGACTGCGACCCGGACAAGATCGGTCTCGAGTTCGAGGGCATGGAAATCGTCTGTCCCACCCACCTCAAGGAACAGGCCCCGGAACTGAACCTCGAGATCGGTCTCATCGCCACGCCCCCCGACCGCGCCCAACGCGCCGCCAACCATCTGGTGGACGCCAACATCAAGGGCATCATCAACTTCGCGCCTTCCAGGATCAACGTACCGAAGCACATCCCCGTGGAATATGTCGATTTCTTCGACCATCTTTACGCGGTGGCTTTCCAGATCACGCTCGGCACCGACTAA
- a CDS encoding response regulator: protein MSAQKVLVVEDHRDTRELLKYNLTAAGFDVAAAEDGQFGMELAQAFKPDIILLDLMMPGVDGLEVCRQLKGDPTLARIPIIMLTAKGEEVDKIVGLELGADDYVVKPFSPRELVLRIKAILRRYGAPEPNAPKLWEREGLRVDFEAHQIEIDSEPTALTATEFKLLTVLISGAGKVQTRDNLLDTVWDTHFEGYSRTVDTHVRRLRQKLGPYAAWIETIRGVGYRFKA from the coding sequence GTGTCAGCACAAAAAGTTCTGGTGGTCGAAGACCATAGAGATACCCGGGAACTGCTCAAATACAACCTCACCGCAGCCGGTTTCGATGTGGCCGCCGCAGAGGACGGCCAGTTCGGCATGGAACTCGCCCAGGCGTTCAAGCCGGACATCATCCTGCTCGATCTCATGATGCCGGGCGTGGACGGCCTGGAAGTCTGCCGCCAGCTCAAGGGCGACCCCACCCTGGCCCGCATCCCCATCATCATGCTCACGGCCAAGGGCGAGGAGGTGGACAAGATCGTCGGCCTCGAACTCGGTGCCGACGACTACGTGGTCAAGCCGTTTTCCCCGCGTGAACTCGTGCTCCGCATCAAGGCCATCCTGCGCCGCTACGGCGCACCGGAGCCCAACGCGCCCAAGCTCTGGGAACGCGAGGGCCTCAGGGTGGACTTCGAGGCGCACCAGATCGAGATCGACTCCGAGCCCACGGCCCTGACGGCAACGGAGTTCAAACTCCTCACGGTGCTCATCTCCGGTGCGGGCAAGGTCCAGACCCGCGACAACCTCCTGGACACCGTCTGGGACACCCATTTCGAAGGCTACTCCCGGACCGTGGACACCCACGTGCGCAGGCTGCGACAGAAACTCGGCCCCTACGCCGCCTGGATAGAAACCATCCGGGGCGTGGGCTACCGCTTCAAGGCATAG
- a CDS encoding DegT/DnrJ/EryC1/StrS family aminotransferase gives MPVRSKDNFLVFGAPRIEQDEIDEVVASMKTGWLGTGPKVARFEADFAAYVGGRHAAACNSCTAALHLSLVALGLKPGDEVITTPLTFCASVNAIIHAGCTPVLADVDPVTQNIDPDRIREKITDRTRAILPVHFAGRPCDMDGIMALADEFGLKVVEDCAHAIETTYKGRHAGTFGDFGCFSFYVTKNVCTGEGGMIIAHDEADIKNVKILGLHGMSADAWKRFSDEGYKHYAVVHAGFKYNMMDIQAAIGIHQLKRVEDYFVRRCEIWDTYQEAFKDMAVGTPAPEEPGTRHARHLYTLMVDPVYSGIDRDQLLMRLTKEGIGAGVHYLAVPEHPYYQERFGWKLEDTPHAVALGRQTISLPLSAKLTDEDVADVIKAVKLSLED, from the coding sequence ATGCCTGTTCGTAGCAAGGATAATTTCCTCGTCTTCGGTGCGCCCCGCATCGAGCAGGACGAAATTGACGAAGTGGTCGCCTCCATGAAAACCGGCTGGCTCGGCACCGGCCCCAAGGTGGCCCGGTTCGAAGCCGATTTCGCCGCCTACGTGGGCGGCAGGCACGCCGCGGCCTGCAACTCGTGCACGGCGGCCCTGCATCTCTCCCTGGTGGCACTGGGCCTCAAGCCCGGCGACGAGGTCATCACCACGCCGCTGACCTTCTGCGCTTCGGTCAACGCCATCATCCACGCCGGGTGTACCCCGGTCTTGGCCGACGTGGACCCGGTCACCCAGAACATCGACCCGGACCGCATCCGCGAAAAGATCACAGACCGCACCCGGGCCATCCTGCCCGTGCATTTCGCGGGCCGCCCCTGCGACATGGACGGGATCATGGCCCTTGCCGACGAGTTCGGCCTCAAGGTGGTGGAGGACTGCGCCCACGCCATCGAGACCACCTACAAGGGACGCCACGCCGGGACCTTCGGCGACTTCGGCTGCTTTTCCTTCTACGTCACCAAGAACGTCTGCACCGGCGAGGGCGGCATGATCATCGCCCACGACGAGGCGGACATCAAGAACGTCAAGATACTCGGCCTGCACGGCATGTCCGCAGACGCCTGGAAACGGTTCTCCGACGAAGGCTACAAGCACTACGCCGTGGTCCACGCCGGGTTCAAATACAACATGATGGACATCCAGGCCGCCATCGGCATCCACCAGCTCAAGCGGGTGGAAGACTACTTCGTCCGCCGCTGCGAGATATGGGACACGTACCAGGAGGCCTTCAAGGACATGGCCGTGGGCACCCCCGCGCCCGAAGAGCCGGGCACCCGCCACGCCCGGCACCTGTACACCCTGATGGTGGACCCGGTGTACTCCGGCATCGACCGCGACCAGCTGCTGATGCGGCTGACCAAGGAAGGCATCGGCGCAGGCGTGCACTATCTGGCCGTGCCCGAGCACCCCTACTACCAGGAACGCTTCGGCTGGAAGCTCGAGGACACGCCCCATGCCGTCGCCCTGGGCCGACAGACCATCAGCCTGCCGCTCTCCGCCAAACTGACCGATGAGGACGTGGCCGATGTGATCAAGGCCGTCAAACTCTCGCTGGAGGACTAG
- a CDS encoding GGDEF domain-containing protein has translation MYQKPEQQPEVDGLGRLSDPQAEKDFQRAKLPHTRRRLRFVCAITALAYLGAAYADSLEISGPDLNLLLAARCLTALAGLVPFILTFREKTGSGDMGMAAGVYMAILMATESLELYLKADVFIMGGTPITAFIVLTFYLFQPPQIWQSIISGGLGSVAYLATLALFTDAPPGYVANSFLVFALANGFGLYFCIRFGAAQRREHVALTELKRKAETDALTGLLNRRRVTELCEREFEAAKRYGHPCSLLLMDIDHFKDVNDSSGHAAGDAVLVALSERISRILRVVDIFGRIGGEEFAILMPHATREQALSAAERIRKTVGDLPFEFDGVSLNVTISIGVSSLISEADTMDLLYRQADDALYAAKRCGRNGVHF, from the coding sequence ATGTACCAGAAACCTGAACAGCAGCCGGAAGTCGACGGCCTTGGCAGGCTGTCCGATCCCCAGGCCGAAAAGGATTTTCAGCGAGCCAAGCTGCCGCACACCAGACGGCGGTTGCGCTTCGTCTGTGCCATCACGGCGCTGGCCTACCTCGGAGCCGCGTACGCCGACTCCCTGGAAATCTCCGGCCCCGATCTCAACCTGCTCCTCGCGGCCCGGTGCCTGACCGCCCTGGCCGGGCTCGTCCCGTTCATCCTCACCTTCAGGGAAAAGACCGGCTCCGGCGACATGGGCATGGCCGCCGGCGTATACATGGCGATCCTGATGGCCACCGAGAGCCTGGAGCTGTACCTCAAGGCCGACGTATTCATCATGGGGGGGACGCCGATAACGGCCTTCATCGTCCTGACGTTCTATCTCTTCCAGCCGCCCCAGATATGGCAGTCGATCATCAGCGGCGGCCTGGGTTCGGTGGCCTATCTCGCGACCCTCGCCCTCTTCACCGACGCCCCGCCCGGCTATGTCGCCAACTCCTTCCTGGTCTTCGCCCTGGCCAACGGTTTCGGGCTCTATTTCTGCATCCGGTTCGGGGCGGCGCAGCGGCGGGAGCATGTGGCTCTGACCGAACTCAAACGCAAGGCCGAGACCGACGCCCTCACCGGGCTCCTCAACCGGAGGCGGGTCACGGAACTGTGCGAACGGGAATTCGAGGCCGCCAAGCGCTACGGGCACCCGTGCTCCCTGCTCCTCATGGATATCGACCATTTCAAGGACGTCAATGATTCGTCAGGACACGCAGCAGGGGACGCGGTGCTGGTCGCCCTGTCCGAACGGATATCCCGCATCCTCCGCGTGGTCGACATCTTCGGCCGGATAGGCGGCGAGGAATTTGCGATCCTCATGCCCCACGCCACAAGGGAACAGGCCCTGTCGGCGGCGGAACGCATCCGCAAGACCGTCGGCGACCTGCCGTTCGAGTTCGACGGGGTTTCCCTGAATGTCACCATCAGCATCGGGGTTTCCTCCCTGATCTCGGAAGCCGACACAATGGATTTATTGTACCGGCAGGCGGACGACGCCCTGTATGCCGCCAAGCGATGCGGCCGCAACGGCGTGCACTTCTGA
- the hisI gene encoding phosphoribosyl-AMP cyclohydrolase: MIRPDFEKMDGLVPAIAQDAETGEVLMMAYMNEASWDKTLETGEVHYWSRSRQELWHKGGTSGHTQKVKSIRIDCDDDTLVILIEQIGGAACHKGYRSCFYRELKDGEVGECSPYVFDPKEVYKK, encoded by the coding sequence GTGATCAGACCAGATTTCGAGAAAATGGACGGACTTGTCCCCGCCATCGCACAGGACGCCGAGACCGGCGAAGTCCTGATGATGGCCTACATGAACGAAGCATCCTGGGACAAAACCCTGGAGACCGGCGAGGTCCATTACTGGAGCCGCAGCCGACAGGAGTTATGGCATAAGGGCGGTACCTCGGGCCATACTCAGAAGGTGAAGTCCATCCGCATCGACTGCGACGACGACACCTTGGTCATTCTCATCGAGCAGATCGGCGGCGCGGCCTGCCACAAGGGCTACCGCTCCTGTTTTTATCGCGAATTGAAAGACGGCGAGGTCGGCGAATGCTCGCCCTACGTCTTCGACCCCAAAGAGGTATATAAAAAATGA
- the hisG gene encoding ATP phosphoribosyltransferase — MSEQILRLGVPKGSLQEATIKLFEKAGWKIKLHNRNYFPDIDDDRIKCSLARAQEMSMYVENGTFDVGLTGMDWIKENKSDVVVVDDLIYSKVSNRKARWVLCVKGDSPYKRPEDLDGKKISTELVGFTKEYFQSLGVNVDVSFSWGTTEAKVVEGLCDGIVEITETGTTIRANGLRIIAELMQTNTQIIANKDAWADPEKRRLIEEINLLLQGALRAGKMVGLKMNLPKDKLAELNGTLPSLNSPTVAELQDPNWLSVEVMVEEKIVRNLIPRLVEFGAEGIIEYPLNKVI; from the coding sequence ATGAGTGAACAGATTCTCCGACTCGGCGTCCCCAAGGGCTCTCTCCAGGAAGCGACCATCAAGCTGTTTGAAAAGGCGGGATGGAAGATCAAGCTGCACAACCGCAACTACTTCCCGGACATCGACGACGACCGTATCAAGTGCTCCCTGGCCCGGGCTCAGGAAATGTCCATGTACGTGGAGAACGGCACCTTCGATGTCGGCCTGACCGGCATGGACTGGATCAAGGAAAACAAGTCCGACGTGGTCGTGGTGGATGACCTGATCTACTCCAAGGTCAGCAACCGCAAGGCCCGCTGGGTGCTGTGCGTCAAGGGCGACTCCCCGTACAAGCGGCCCGAGGACCTGGACGGCAAGAAGATTTCCACCGAACTGGTCGGCTTCACCAAGGAGTACTTCCAGTCTTTGGGCGTCAACGTGGACGTGTCCTTTTCGTGGGGCACCACCGAGGCCAAGGTGGTCGAGGGGCTGTGCGACGGCATCGTGGAGATCACCGAGACCGGCACCACCATCCGGGCCAACGGGCTGCGGATCATTGCCGAGTTGATGCAGACCAACACCCAGATCATCGCCAACAAGGACGCCTGGGCCGATCCCGAGAAGCGCAGGCTCATCGAGGAGATCAACCTGCTCCTGCAGGGCGCGCTGCGCGCCGGCAAGATGGTCGGGCTGAAGATGAACCTGCCCAAGGACAAGCTGGCCGAGCTCAACGGCACCCTGCCCAGCCTCAACTCCCCCACCGTGGCCGAGCTGCAGGACCCCAACTGGCTGTCCGTGGAGGTCATGGTCGAGGAAAAGATCGTCCGCAACCTGATCCCCAGGCTCGTGGAGTTCGGTGCCGAGGGCATCATCGAGTACCCGCTGAACAAGGTCATTTAG
- a CDS encoding TerC family protein, with amino-acid sequence MLEGLFTLESMIALVTLASLEIVLGIDNIVFVVVVTNKLPEASRDLARKMGIGLAMVTRIALLLVISAIMGLTAPLFTVFEHVVSGRDLVLLTGGLFLLAKATHEIHDKLEGPGDGVGRVHAKYSYAGAIIQILLLDLVFSLDSVITAVGMARHVEIMIAAIVIAVLVMLLFSGPVSDFVSDHPTVQMLAFSFLLLVGVFLVAEGLHKHIDRGYIYFAMAFSLFVEFLNLRMKKARRKKAPS; translated from the coding sequence ATGCTGGAAGGACTGTTTACCCTCGAGAGTATGATAGCCCTGGTCACCCTGGCGAGCCTGGAGATCGTGCTCGGCATCGACAACATCGTGTTCGTGGTGGTGGTCACCAACAAGCTGCCCGAGGCCTCCCGCGACCTGGCCCGGAAAATGGGCATCGGCCTGGCAATGGTCACGCGCATCGCGCTTCTGCTCGTCATCTCGGCCATCATGGGGCTGACCGCGCCGCTGTTCACCGTGTTCGAGCACGTGGTCTCGGGCCGCGATCTGGTACTGCTCACGGGCGGGCTGTTCCTGCTGGCCAAGGCGACCCACGAGATTCACGACAAGCTGGAGGGACCGGGCGACGGGGTGGGCCGCGTGCACGCCAAGTACTCCTATGCCGGGGCCATCATCCAGATCCTGCTCCTCGACCTCGTCTTTTCGCTGGATTCGGTCATCACCGCCGTGGGCATGGCCCGGCATGTGGAGATCATGATCGCGGCCATCGTCATCGCCGTCCTGGTCATGCTCCTGTTCTCCGGGCCGGTGTCGGACTTCGTGTCCGACCACCCCACCGTGCAGATGCTCGCCTTTTCCTTCCTGCTCCTGGTGGGCGTCTTCCTGGTGGCCGAGGGGCTCCACAAGCACATCGACCGGGGCTACATCTATTTCGCCATGGCCTTTTCCCTGTTCGTCGAGTTCCTCAACCTGCGCATGAAGAAGGCCCGGCGCAAGAAGGCGCCGTCCTGA
- a CDS encoding class I SAM-dependent methyltransferase produces MDEYQRFALLYDPLIGAALRPIYRELADRLKGHGCTSMADLCCGTGMLAGLADREGMTALGIDLSPAMLGVAVRKHSARFILADAAALPLDDDSLDGAALSFSLHEKPRDTARTILSEARRIVRPGGVVMVADYRARPGNGWWTGHMIATVERLAGTAHHGHFREYMDRGGTDGFLRAAGLAGRCEQTFFSGWAGVYSIPVPE; encoded by the coding sequence ATGGACGAGTACCAACGATTCGCCCTGCTCTACGACCCGCTGATCGGGGCCGCCCTGCGACCGATTTACCGGGAGCTGGCCGACCGGCTCAAGGGGCACGGCTGCACGTCCATGGCCGACCTGTGCTGCGGCACCGGCATGTTGGCGGGCCTGGCCGACCGGGAAGGCATGACCGCTTTGGGCATAGACCTGTCCCCGGCCATGCTCGGCGTGGCCGTCCGAAAGCACTCCGCCCGCTTCATCCTGGCGGACGCCGCCGCCCTCCCCCTCGACGACGATTCCCTGGACGGTGCCGCCCTCAGCTTCTCCCTGCACGAAAAACCCCGGGACACAGCCCGGACCATTTTGTCCGAGGCACGGCGCATCGTCCGGCCCGGAGGCGTCGTCATGGTGGCCGACTACAGGGCAAGGCCCGGCAACGGGTGGTGGACCGGGCACATGATCGCCACGGTGGAACGCCTGGCCGGCACGGCGCACCACGGGCACTTCAGGGAATACATGGACAGGGGCGGGACGGACGGGTTCCTGCGCGCGGCAGGGCTCGCGGGACGGTGCGAACAGACCTTTTTCAGCGGCTGGGCCGGGGTGTACTCGATCCCGGTCCCCGAATGA
- a CDS encoding transporter substrate-binding domain-containing protein, whose protein sequence is MPASNISPDSPATGRRTLRLALAGLALVALLLAATVPAHAQRAGYPEWQKPKRLVFGMPYIGNVIGPDETGLITTVLKEIFTSNDLDFEHRNLPYDRALAGLQQGTVHCSLVLKGHRDMKIQGEATIIIYNLAVAYRTKDGFHGVEAMEGERVASMYGFELQKLLPVEVLVQTGYDLTSILHLLDRGHVKYVLDESRLLREGLLEAQLPTNEFGIHTLRSLEVHPVFAPTDEGREFKALYDRRMKEMAESGRLREIYRAHGLSEDKIDHLFKVNGY, encoded by the coding sequence ATGCCCGCATCAAATATTTCCCCCGATTCGCCCGCAACAGGCCGCCGCACCCTCCGGCTCGCCCTGGCCGGCCTGGCCCTCGTCGCCCTGCTCCTCGCCGCGACAGTCCCGGCCCACGCCCAACGGGCGGGCTACCCGGAATGGCAAAAGCCCAAACGTCTGGTCTTCGGCATGCCGTACATCGGCAACGTGATCGGCCCGGACGAGACCGGGTTGATCACCACCGTGCTCAAGGAGATATTCACGAGCAACGACCTGGACTTCGAACACCGTAACCTGCCCTACGACCGCGCCCTGGCCGGGCTGCAACAGGGCACCGTCCACTGCTCCCTGGTCCTCAAGGGCCATCGCGACATGAAAATCCAGGGGGAGGCGACCATCATAATCTACAATCTGGCCGTGGCCTACCGGACAAAGGACGGCTTCCACGGGGTGGAGGCCATGGAGGGAGAACGGGTGGCCTCCATGTACGGATTCGAACTGCAAAAGCTGCTGCCGGTAGAGGTCCTCGTGCAGACCGGGTACGACCTGACCTCCATCCTGCACCTGCTCGACCGGGGCCACGTCAAATACGTGCTCGACGAAAGTCGGCTGCTCCGGGAAGGCCTGCTGGAAGCCCAACTGCCCACCAACGAATTCGGCATACACACGCTCAGGTCGCTGGAAGTGCATCCCGTTTTCGCCCCCACCGACGAAGGCAGGGAATTCAAGGCGCTGTACGACCGACGGATGAAGGAGATGGCCGAGTCGGGTCGACTCAGGGAAATATACCGAGCACACGGCTTGAGCGAGGACAAAATAGACCACCTCTTCAAGGTCAACGGATACTAG